The following coding sequences are from one Capsicum annuum cultivar UCD-10X-F1 chromosome 3, UCD10Xv1.1, whole genome shotgun sequence window:
- the LOC107862073 gene encoding ABC transporter I family member 17, with protein sequence MEILPGAREHLLASNGNENGLEENQEIKIQVRGLTKVSEKGVCILNNVNVDIPKGIIMGVIGPSGSGKSTLLRSLNRLWEPPSNTVFLDGLDICDVDVLALRRKISMLFQLPVLFEGTVADNVRYGPQLKGQRLSDNEVYKLLTLADLDSSFFNKSGGELSVGQAQRVALARTLANEPEVLLLDEPTSALDPISTQNIEDVLVKLKREQNMTIVMVSHSIKQIKRIADIVCLLVNGEIVEILKPDQLFESKHPMAQRFLELSS encoded by the exons ATGGAAATTTTACCAG GAGCAAGAGAGCATCTTTTGGCTTCGAATGGGAATGAAAATGGACTtgaagaaaaccaagaaatcaagattCAGGTTAGGGGTCTTACAAAGGTGTCGGAGAAGGGTGTTTGTATATTGAACAATGTGAACGTTGACATACCCAAAGGTATAATCATGGGTGTTATAGGACCAAGTGGTAGTGGAAAATCAACCTTGTTGCGATCACTCAATCGATTGTGGGAGCCCCCTTCCAATACTGTGTTTTTGGATGGTCTAGATATATGTGATGTGGATGTGCTCGCTCTCCGTCGTAAGATTAGCATGCTGTTTCAGCTCCCTGTTCTCTTTGAAG GTACTGTTGCTGATAACGTACGATATGGGCCACAATTAAAAGGACAGAGACTAAGTGACAATGAGGTGTACAAGTTGCTGACTCTAGCTGACCTGGACTCATCTTTCTTCAACAAATCTGGTGGGGAACTCTCTGTTGGTCAAGCACAGAGAGTTGCGCTTGCTAGGACTTTGGCTAATGAACCAGAG GTTCTGCTGCTGGATGAGCCAACAAGTGCACTGGATCCAATATCAACTCAGAACATTGAGGATGTTCTTGTAAAGCTGAAGAGGGAGCAGAATATGACCATTGTGATGGTTTCGCATAGCATCAAACAAATAAAGAGAATAGCTGACATAGTATGCTTGCTTGTCAATGGGGAGATTGTAGAAATTTTAAAGCCTGACCAACTCTTTGAATCTAAACATCCCATGGCACAGAGATTTCTTGAGCTCAGCTCCTAA
- the LOC107862071 gene encoding very-long-chain aldehyde decarbonylase CER3 isoform X2 produces the protein MEKQDEGVQVVEDGRKTDAALFSWPWNNFGNYKYLLYGPFLAKFIHSMYWKESMEDVWCLHILILCGLRGLVHQLWSTYSNMLYLNRRRRVSQQGIDYEQIDNEWHWDNFLILQAIVGTFAYLNFPSLANLPLWDVRGFISCLILHVMISEPLFYWMHRFLHSPHLFPLYHWYHHGSKVTHPFTAGNATFLEHLLLCVIVGIPTLGTAFIGYGSISVMYSYILAFDFLRCLGHSNVEIFPHSLYQRVPLLRYVIYCPTYHSLHHQEMNTNFCLFMPLYDVLGNTLNAASWSLQKEISSRTTERAPDFVFLAHIVDIMSSMHAPFVFRSFSSVPFSTQLFLLPMWPFTFVVVLTMRLKSKTLLFSSYNIRGRVNQTWVVPRAGFQYFLPFAAEGINKLIEEAILSADRIGVKVVSLAALNKNEGLNGGGALFVNKHPNLRVRVVHGNTLTAAVMLNQIPRDVNEVFLTGATSKLGRAIALYLARRRVRVMMLTQSTERFMKIQREAPAECQKYLVQVTKYQTAKNCKTWIIGKWSTPRQQSWAPSGTHFYQFVVPPIIPFRRDCTYGKLAAMKLPKDVTGLGTCEYTMGRGIVHACHAGGLVHLLEGWTHHEVGAINVDQIDVVWEAALKHGLKPLYNST, from the exons ATGGAGAAACAGGATGAGGGAgttcaagtagtggaagatgGAAGAAAAACAGATGCAGCTTTATTTTCTTGGCCATGGAACAACTTTGGAAATTACAAG TATTTGTTGTATGGACCGTTTCTTGCGAAGTTTATACATTCTATGTACTGGAAAGAGAGCATGGAGGATGTTTGGTGCTTGCATATTCTTATCTTGTGTGGTCTGAGAGGTCTAGTTCATCAGCTATGGAGTACTTATAGTAATATGTTGTATCTAAATCGCAGACGAAGGGTGTCTCAGCAAGGCATAGATTATGAGCAAATTGATAATGAATGGcattg GGACAACTTCCTTATCCTTCAAGCGATTGTGGGAACGTTCGCctacttgaactttccttcactgGCAAATCTTCCCCTCTGGGATGTAAGAGGGTTTATTTCTTGCCTCATACTTCATGTAATGATCTCAGAGCCACTGTTCTATTGGATGCACAGATTCTTGCATTCCCCTCATCTCTTTCCGCTATACCACTGGTATCACCACGGGTCTAAAGTTACACACCCCTTTACCG CTGGGAATGCAACATTTCTGGAACATCTGTTGCTCTGTGTGATTGTTGGAATTCCGACCCTGGGCACTGCATTTATTGGTTACGGATCAATAAGTGTTATGTACAGTTATATTCTGGCGTTTGATTTCTTAAGATGTTTGGGACACAGCAATGTCGAAATCTTTCCTCATAGCCTCTACCAACGCGTTCCACTACTTAGATATGTTATCTACTGCCCGAC ATACCACAGTCTACACCATCAGGAAATGAACACAAATTTCTGCCTCTTCATGCCTCTATATGATGTGTTGGGAAATACTTTAAATGCAGCTTCTTGGAGCCTTCAAAAAGAAATAAGTTCAAGGACAA CTGAAAGAGCACCAGATTTTGTGTTTCTTGCACATATTGTTGATATTATGTCATCAATGCATGCCCCATTTGTGTTCCGGTCATTCAGTTCAGTCCCTTTCTCCACACAGCTCTTCTTGTTACCGATGTGGCCTTTTACCTTTGTGGTCGTGCTTACTATGCGGTTGAAGTCCAAGACTCTTTTGTTCAGTTCTTACAATATAAGGGGAAGAGTCAACCAAACTTGGGTTGTGCCCAGGGCTGGTTTTCAG TATTTCTTGCCCTTTGCTGCAGAAGGCATAAATAAGCTCATTGAAGAAGCTATTCTTAGCGCTGACAGAATCGGTGTTAAGGTCGTCAGCCTGGCTGCATTAAATAAG AATGAAGGTTTAAATGGTGGTGGAGCACTCTTTGTCAACAAGCATCCGAATCTCAGAGTCCGAGTAGTCCATGGAAACACCTTGACAGCTGCTGTGATGTTGAATCAGATTCCTCGAGATGTAAATGAGGTCTTCTTAACAGGTGCTACTTCTAAGCTTGGAAGGGCCATTGCACTCTACCTTGCTCGTAGAAGAGTCAGGGTTATG ATGCTCACTCAGTCCACTGAGAGGTTCATGAAAATTCAAAGAGAAGCTCCAGCTGAGTGCCAGAAGTATCTGGTTCAAGTGACAAAGTACCAAACAGCTAAAAATTGCAAG ACTTGGATTATTGGTAAATGGTCTACCCCTAGACAGCAGAGCTGGGCTCCATCAGGAACTCACTTTTATCAGTTTGTGGTCCCTCCTATCATTCCCTTTCGCAGAGACTGTACCTATGGCAAGTTAGCCGCAATGAAACTTCCAAAAGATGTCACTGGTTTAGGAACTTGTGAG TATACAATGGGAAGAGGCATAGTTCATGCTTGTCATGCGGGTGGGCTAGTTCATCTTCTTGAAGGTTGGACACACCATGAGGTTGGAGCTATCAATGTTGATCAGATTGATGTTGTGTGGGAGGCTGCGTTAAAGCATGGTTTGAAACCTTTGTATAATTCAACATAG
- the LOC107862071 gene encoding very-long-chain aldehyde decarbonylase CER3 isoform X1 translates to MEKQDEGVQVVEDGRKTDAALFSWPWNNFGNYKYLLYGPFLAKFIHSMYWKESMEDVWCLHILILCGLRGLVHQLWSTYSNMLYLNRRRRVSQQGIDYEQIDNEWHWDNFLILQAIVGTFAYLNFPSLANLPLWDVRGFISCLILHVMISEPLFYWMHRFLHSPHLFPLYHWYHHGSKVTHPFTAGNATFLEHLLLCVIVGIPTLGTAFIGYGSISVMYSYILAFDFLRCLGHSNVEIFPHSLYQRVPLLRYVIYCPTYHSLHHQEMNTNFCLFMPLYDVLGNTLNAASWSLQKEISSRTISEVVTLHDGTAERAPDFVFLAHIVDIMSSMHAPFVFRSFSSVPFSTQLFLLPMWPFTFVVVLTMRLKSKTLLFSSYNIRGRVNQTWVVPRAGFQYFLPFAAEGINKLIEEAILSADRIGVKVVSLAALNKNEGLNGGGALFVNKHPNLRVRVVHGNTLTAAVMLNQIPRDVNEVFLTGATSKLGRAIALYLARRRVRVMMLTQSTERFMKIQREAPAECQKYLVQVTKYQTAKNCKTWIIGKWSTPRQQSWAPSGTHFYQFVVPPIIPFRRDCTYGKLAAMKLPKDVTGLGTCEYTMGRGIVHACHAGGLVHLLEGWTHHEVGAINVDQIDVVWEAALKHGLKPLYNST, encoded by the exons ATGGAGAAACAGGATGAGGGAgttcaagtagtggaagatgGAAGAAAAACAGATGCAGCTTTATTTTCTTGGCCATGGAACAACTTTGGAAATTACAAG TATTTGTTGTATGGACCGTTTCTTGCGAAGTTTATACATTCTATGTACTGGAAAGAGAGCATGGAGGATGTTTGGTGCTTGCATATTCTTATCTTGTGTGGTCTGAGAGGTCTAGTTCATCAGCTATGGAGTACTTATAGTAATATGTTGTATCTAAATCGCAGACGAAGGGTGTCTCAGCAAGGCATAGATTATGAGCAAATTGATAATGAATGGcattg GGACAACTTCCTTATCCTTCAAGCGATTGTGGGAACGTTCGCctacttgaactttccttcactgGCAAATCTTCCCCTCTGGGATGTAAGAGGGTTTATTTCTTGCCTCATACTTCATGTAATGATCTCAGAGCCACTGTTCTATTGGATGCACAGATTCTTGCATTCCCCTCATCTCTTTCCGCTATACCACTGGTATCACCACGGGTCTAAAGTTACACACCCCTTTACCG CTGGGAATGCAACATTTCTGGAACATCTGTTGCTCTGTGTGATTGTTGGAATTCCGACCCTGGGCACTGCATTTATTGGTTACGGATCAATAAGTGTTATGTACAGTTATATTCTGGCGTTTGATTTCTTAAGATGTTTGGGACACAGCAATGTCGAAATCTTTCCTCATAGCCTCTACCAACGCGTTCCACTACTTAGATATGTTATCTACTGCCCGAC ATACCACAGTCTACACCATCAGGAAATGAACACAAATTTCTGCCTCTTCATGCCTCTATATGATGTGTTGGGAAATACTTTAAATGCAGCTTCTTGGAGCCTTCAAAAAGAAATAAGTTCAAGGACAA TTTCTGAAGTGGTTACTCTTCATGACGGTACAGCTGAAAGAGCACCAGATTTTGTGTTTCTTGCACATATTGTTGATATTATGTCATCAATGCATGCCCCATTTGTGTTCCGGTCATTCAGTTCAGTCCCTTTCTCCACACAGCTCTTCTTGTTACCGATGTGGCCTTTTACCTTTGTGGTCGTGCTTACTATGCGGTTGAAGTCCAAGACTCTTTTGTTCAGTTCTTACAATATAAGGGGAAGAGTCAACCAAACTTGGGTTGTGCCCAGGGCTGGTTTTCAG TATTTCTTGCCCTTTGCTGCAGAAGGCATAAATAAGCTCATTGAAGAAGCTATTCTTAGCGCTGACAGAATCGGTGTTAAGGTCGTCAGCCTGGCTGCATTAAATAAG AATGAAGGTTTAAATGGTGGTGGAGCACTCTTTGTCAACAAGCATCCGAATCTCAGAGTCCGAGTAGTCCATGGAAACACCTTGACAGCTGCTGTGATGTTGAATCAGATTCCTCGAGATGTAAATGAGGTCTTCTTAACAGGTGCTACTTCTAAGCTTGGAAGGGCCATTGCACTCTACCTTGCTCGTAGAAGAGTCAGGGTTATG ATGCTCACTCAGTCCACTGAGAGGTTCATGAAAATTCAAAGAGAAGCTCCAGCTGAGTGCCAGAAGTATCTGGTTCAAGTGACAAAGTACCAAACAGCTAAAAATTGCAAG ACTTGGATTATTGGTAAATGGTCTACCCCTAGACAGCAGAGCTGGGCTCCATCAGGAACTCACTTTTATCAGTTTGTGGTCCCTCCTATCATTCCCTTTCGCAGAGACTGTACCTATGGCAAGTTAGCCGCAATGAAACTTCCAAAAGATGTCACTGGTTTAGGAACTTGTGAG TATACAATGGGAAGAGGCATAGTTCATGCTTGTCATGCGGGTGGGCTAGTTCATCTTCTTGAAGGTTGGACACACCATGAGGTTGGAGCTATCAATGTTGATCAGATTGATGTTGTGTGGGAGGCTGCGTTAAAGCATGGTTTGAAACCTTTGTATAATTCAACATAG